GAAAACAATGTACGAAATGTTTGTGAAGTTTTTGTGAAGTGCTTACTCTTATTTAATCTATGAAAAAAGAGCATAATTATTATGCCCTCGGGTGGAACTGTTTATATACATCTTTTAATCTAGTTTTTGAAACGTGTGTATAAATTTGTGTCGTTGAAATATCTGCATGTCCCAACATTTCTTGTACAGCACGTAAATCCGCTCCATTTTCTAATAAATGCGTAGCGAAAGAATGGCGTAACGTATGCGGTGTAAGCTCTTTTTCAATATTCGCTTCTTTTGCTAAACGTTTTAAGATTTTCCAAAAACCTTGTCTTGATAACCGATTACCGTGATGGTTTAAAAAGAGCGCATCCACCGCCTTCTTTCCCATTAATTCTTTTCTACCTTTTTCAATATACCTTTGAATCGCTTCCGTCGCTAAACTGCCTAATGGAATAATTCTTTCTTTATTCCCTTTCCCAATGCAGCGAACAAATCCCATCGTTAAATGTACATCATCTAAATTTAGCGCAATTAATTCTGAAACACGCAATCCTGTCGCATATAATAACTCTAACATTGCTTTATCTCGAATTCCGAATGCACTCGTCGCTTTCGGTGTTTGAAGTAACGCTTCTACTTCCCCCACTGATAATACTTTTGGTAATTTCCGTTCCCCTTGTGGCGTTTCAATATGTACAGATGGATCATGCTCCACTGCTCGTTCACGAAGTAAAAATTGATGGAACGAGCGAACGGATGCAATATGTCGTGCTAATGTTTTTGAAGATTTTCCATTCTCTTTTAAATACTGCAGAAAATTAACAATATGCACACGCGTCACTTCGTGAAACGTTTTCGTTTGCTCCACATTTTGCAAATACTTTACATAACTTTTCAAATCTCTTTCATAAGATACAACTGTATTTTTTGCTAGCCCTTTTTCCACAATCATATAATGAATAAAATCTTTTAATTGATCTTCCAATCTACACTACTCCCCATTTTCATAGAAAAACATCATTCTATTTACGAAAGCATCCTTTGCCGGTTCCTCATTCCCTGATACTTTTTCTACTGTCTCTTCTTTTGGCTTTTCATAACGATGGTAACTTTCATATTCTTCATTTATCCATAGTATAGCGAAATAAAACAAAATCGTACAACTTGTAAATAATAAAAATACTTTCATTCCATCAAAAGTTAACTTTAAAGCTCGGCGCATTGTAAACTCCTCCAAATTATAAGTTATTACAACATATGCCAAGCTTTCATCGATTTATACCTTATTCAAATAAAAAACCTCTTCCTAGATAAATAGGAAAAGGTTATTTTTCATCCGTTTCATTTTCTTGACAATTTTTACAAATCCCATGGAACGTTAAACGATGATCCTTCACCTTAAAGCTCCAGTCTCGTTCTACTTTTTTCTCCACTTCACCAAGTAAATCTTCTTGTATTTCTTGTACAGCACCGCATTGTGTACAAATTAAATGATGGTGGAAACGCTGTGCACCTTCTTGGCGTAAGTCATAGCGTGAAACACCGTCTCCGAAGTTAATCTTATCGACAATTTTTAACTCAGATAATAATTCTAAAGTTCGATAGACGGTTGCTAATCCGATCTCTGGCGACTTTTCTTTTACAAGGAGGTAAACATCTTCTGCGCTTAAATGATCTTCTTCATTTTCTAGCAGCACACGAACT
The DNA window shown above is from Bacillus clarus and carries:
- the xerD gene encoding site-specific tyrosine recombinase XerD; this translates as MEDQLKDFIHYMIVEKGLAKNTVVSYERDLKSYVKYLQNVEQTKTFHEVTRVHIVNFLQYLKENGKSSKTLARHIASVRSFHQFLLRERAVEHDPSVHIETPQGERKLPKVLSVGEVEALLQTPKATSAFGIRDKAMLELLYATGLRVSELIALNLDDVHLTMGFVRCIGKGNKERIIPLGSLATEAIQRYIEKGRKELMGKKAVDALFLNHHGNRLSRQGFWKILKRLAKEANIEKELTPHTLRHSFATHLLENGADLRAVQEMLGHADISTTQIYTHVSKTRLKDVYKQFHPRA
- a CDS encoding YqzK family protein encodes the protein MRRALKLTFDGMKVFLLFTSCTILFYFAILWINEEYESYHRYEKPKEETVEKVSGNEEPAKDAFVNRMMFFYENGE
- a CDS encoding Fur family transcriptional regulator, producing the protein MEERIERIKKQLHAASYKLTPQREATVRVLLENEEDHLSAEDVYLLVKEKSPEIGLATVYRTLELLSELKIVDKINFGDGVSRYDLRQEGAQRFHHHLICTQCGAVQEIQEDLLGEVEKKVERDWSFKVKDHRLTFHGICKNCQENETDEK